The Candida albicans SC5314 chromosome 5, complete sequence genome includes a region encoding these proteins:
- a CDS encoding uncharacterized protein (Protein of unknown function; rat catheter biofilm repressed), which produces MSSLDHEIEQAILHDRFLRIQGVIIDHSSGKVTKNGTLYDYRRKRSRHQRHSNLNDLTKGIFTLPEEIIYKILDHVNQMDTIHLALTHRSFREVCKAKLLENICVYYEDPRTNLIPKNWYISEYTNYTFVNGLNFEKLYFKVFKHVKHLFFRNVVYKTGSIVLHNLGEQSNCSITFGAVMKPEFLWWLLAYQNRIKPANLILFYKKDFELNNYPLGIIKELSLDFTFLGRTPIKFSLINEMPNLKKLTLIDPQNLQSPEPVDILDLHVHYNFCPADIFGSFNLNKIKKLRVFYWWKTRSFPSLVYNADKLTSLESLDVTFSEEELVPFDRSLRKNSLIEIGVPESLKSFETIYPALFHHKDSLKVIFENKDYYRIISYTDQEISFDTSFNVDLDLTEFPKLEYVVRNGGVKLVDRSGPSPQFVPVEYYSKNTPSY; this is translated from the coding sequence atGTCATCGTTGGATCACGAAATAGAACAAGCAATACTCCATGATCGCTTTTTGAGGATACAAGGAGTAATTATTGATCATTCCAGTGGTAAGGTTACCAAGAATGGAACTTTATACGATTATCGTCGTAAAAGATCAAGACATCAAAGGCATAGcaatttaaatgatttgaCCAAAGGAATATTCACATTACCAgaagaaattatttataaaattcttGACCATGTTAATCAAATGGATACTATTCATTTGGCATTGACTCATAGATCATTCCGTGAAGTATGCAAAGCCAAATTGTTGGAGAACATTTGCGTTTACTATGAAGACCCTAGAACCAATTTGATACCCAAAAATTGGTACATATCAGAATATACCAATTATACCTTTGTCAACGGGctcaattttgaaaaactctattttaaagtttttaaACATGTTAAACATTTGTTTTTCCGAAATGTTGTTTATAAGACAGGTTCAATTGTGCTACACAATTTAGGAGAGCAACTGAATTGTTCTATAACTTTCGGGGCTGTAATGAAACCAGAATTcttgtggtggttgttaGCTTACCAAAATAGAATTAAACCGgcaaatttgattttattttataagAAGGACtttgaattaaataattatcCACTAGGAATAATCAAAGAGTTGAGCTTGGATTTTACTTTTTTAGGTAGGACTCCAATTAAATTCTCATTGATCAACGAGATgccaaatttaaaaaagcTCACGTTAATCGATCCCCAAAACTTGCAATCACCAGAGCCAGTGGATATTTTGGATTTGCATGttcattataatttttgCCCAGCCGATATCTTTGGAAGCTTTAATctaaacaaaatcaaaaaattacgAGTATTTTATTGGTGGAAAACTCGGAGCTTCCCTTCACTAGTTTATAATGCTGATAAATTAACTTCGCTTGAGAGTTTGGATGTAACTTTCAGTGAAGAGGAGTTGGTACCATTTGATAGAAGCttaagaaaaaattcattaattgaaattggagTTCCTGAATCATTAAAATCTTTTGAAACCATTTATCCAGCATTATTTCATCATAAAGATTCATTAAAAGTAATTTTCGAAAATAAAGATTATTACCGTATTATCAGCTATACTGATCAGGAGATTTCTTTTGATACCAGTTTTAATGTTGATTTGGATCTAACTGAATTCCCTAAATTAGAGTATGTTGTCAGAAATGGTGGGGTCAAGCTAGTAGATAGAAGTGGACCATCTCCTCAATTTGTTCCTGTtgaatattattcaaagaATACTCCTAGTTATTAG
- a CDS encoding uncharacterized protein (Ortholog of C. dubliniensis CD36 : Cd36_50610, C. parapsilosis CDC317 : CPAR2_303690, Candida tenuis NRRL Y-1498 : CANTEDRAFT_93989 and Debaryomyces hansenii CBS767 : DEHA2E15400g) gives MATEDINNNKRSDNDDENENQVDPLKVIDTLFNDYDYDPKDTPSSITTTDHIYPELILQESEHGNKYYSCFQSYNRQFINDPTTTTTTTNNINHHSEIVRWTGSTIELTASIILDNWLNQSSGNGTKSNNNSGSNSTTTTSKRHISRPNALFVWASTDEYIEERKKELRRLQKLKDNGQDQTQDKSQQIQNGTNNRPTDDSKNKNNSSTGKSKQDIVKQNLKQKLDIEFSNVAINNKLNRIIEIESNKFIHARIQRIKAHYSEQMEKQINERKRKDQELYLKKLKLKEEEYEQESSLRSKNSTNSGGGTFLGNLFGFNSATVGGTSVNTLESTYNNRSSTESSRTMDSTNASITTPSVMTPSAKPKRFPLFSVAGLFGGSSKKNSSKTVLFEPNEINEDGKDETNLSTPTIENNESVDPENGTRPNIVIDQDSESKPLPSPPLPPKPKPCENRSTPDLNQDDTNNQHPTQPQTTATTTTTTNNFFSIDELEQHIKKSAEPSPSKSNKFNDFLAKGQPTENGTTSTNDNNDYDEDDEEFDDFTSAQPIHDNNNDITIFQDPPKLNRNFFSIDKAKGNSVSKSGHNQINNDLLEIFSPTRTSSAPVSKSPSPAFNELSLLDL, from the coding sequence ATGGCTACAGAagatatcaacaacaataagaGAAGTGATAATGACGACgaaaatgaaaatcaaGTTGATCCCTTGAAAGTTATAGATACTTTATTCAATGATTATGACTACGACCCCAAAGATACTCCATCATCAATAACTACAACAGATCACATCTATCCTGAATTGATTCTTCAAGAGTCTGAACATGGcaacaaatattattcaTGTTTCCAAAGTTATAATCGACAATTTATAAATGATCCTACCACTACGACTACAACTACTAATAACATTAATCATCATTCAGAGATTGTGCGATGGACAGGTTCAACGATTGAATTGACTGCTAGTATTATACTAGATAATTGGTTGAATCAAAGTTCCGGAAATGGCACtaaatctaataataatagtggCAGTAATAGCACGACCACTACACTGAAACGACATATATCTCGACCTAATGCATTGTTTGTATGGGCATCAACAGATGAATATATTGAAGAACGGAAAAAGGAATTACGTCGACTACAAAAACTAAAAGATAATGGGCAAGATCAAACTCAAGATAAATCAcaacaaatccaaaatGGCACTAATAATAGGCCAACTGATGATAGcaaaaacaagaataacAGTAGTACTGGTAAGAGTAAACAAGATATAGTTAAACAAAATCTAAAGCAAAAATTAGATATTGAATTCTCAAATGTTGccattaataataaattgaatagaattattgaaattgaatcaaataaatttattcatGCAAGAATTCAAAGAATTAAAGCTCATTATAGTGAACAAAtggaaaaacaaataaatgaacggaaaagaaaagatcaagaattatatttgaaaaaattgaaattaaaagaagaagaatatgaACAAGAATCTTCACTTCGATCTAAGAATTCTACAAACAGTGGTGGTGGAACATTTTTAGGAAACTTATTTGGATTCAATTCTGCTACTGTTGGTGGAACCAGTGTCAATACTTTGGAATCTACATATAATAATCGATCATCGACAGAAAGTAGTCGTACTATGGATTCAACTAATGCTAGTATTACTACACCATCAGTAATGACTCCATCAGCGAAACCAAAGAGATTCCCATTGTTTTCCGTGGCAGGCTTATTTGGGGGATCATCgaagaaaaattcaagTAAAACAGTTTTATTTGAACCtaatgaaataaatgaaGATGGGAAAGACGAGACAAACTTGTCTACTCCGACAATTGAGAATAATGAACTGGTGGATCCAGAAAATGGCACGCGGCCAAATATAGTAATAGACCAAGATCTGGAATCAAAGCCACTACCATCACCTCCACTAccaccaaaaccaaaaccatGTGAGAATAGACTGACTCCAGATTTGAATCAAGACGATACTAATAATCAACACCCAACACAACCACAAACAACTgcaactacaactacaactacaaacaatttcttttctataGACGAATTAGAACAGCATATTAAAAAATCTGCTGAACCCAGTCCCTCAAAATCCAACAAGTTCAATGATTTCTTAGCTAAGGGTCAACCTACTGAGAACGGCACAACAAGCACAAATGATAACAATGACTacgatgaagatgatgaagagtTTGATGATTTTACTTCTGCACAACCAATCCAtgataataacaatgaCATAACAATTTTCCAAGATCCACCAAAATTAAAtcgtaattttttttcaattgataaagcTAAGGGGAATTCTGTTTCGAAATCTGGTCataatcaaataaacaatgATCTACTTGAAATATTTAGTCCAACGAGAACATCATCAGCACCTGTGAGTAAACTGCCTAGCCCTGCATTTAATGAACTTAGTTTACTTGATTTATAA
- a CDS encoding uncharacterized protein (Ortholog(s) have role in positive regulation of transcription from RNA polymerase II promoter, regulation of cell aging, telomere maintenance via recombination and EKC/KEOPS complex, cytosol, nucleus localization) gives MTSEVIKFPQFPEFTIHISLFINVSSENITTIKSNLISATDNDHNKYDYCFLNTKYIISKEHLFQSIYKSLLNYTSKLGLSTRNLKSEIIYNLSPINNVGDALKRFGISEDCPNCIVIKIINNNNKENSEETKISEKVTTDLKEIIDGELIELNDQYIFENFIDLAKFRKLYKLNDVVDLNKEDNLQGRLTRLAIGACILRGY, from the coding sequence ATGACGTCTGAAGTTATAAAATTCCCTCAATTCCCAGAATTTACAATCcatatttcattattcaTCAATGTTTCCTCTGAAAATATAACTAccatcaaatcaaatttaatatcAGCCACCGATAATGATCACAACAAATACGATTATTGCTTCCTTAATACTAAATATATCATATCTAAAGAACATTTATTTCAAAGTAtatataaatcattattgaattatacTAGTAAATTAGGATTATCTACTCggaatttgaaatcagaaataatttataatttatcaCCAATTAATAATGTTGGTGATGCATTGAAACGATTTGGTATTTCTGAAGATTGTCCCAATTGTATAGTCATTAAGattattaataacaataataaagaaaattccgaagaaacaaaaattcTGGAGAAAGTTACTACTGATTTAAAGGAAATTATAGATGgagaattaattgaattaaatgatcAGTATATTTTCgaaaatttcattgatttggCAAAATTCAgaaaattatataaattaaacgatgttgttgatttgaataaagaAGATAATTTACAAGGAAGATTAACTAGATTGGCTATAGGTGCATGTATACTAAGAGGTTATtaa
- the EXO1 gene encoding Rad2 family nuclease (Putative exodeoxyribonuclease; cell-cycle regulated periodic mRNA expression) → MGVNGLLQILREIQDPCSLERYRGQTLAIDTYGWLHRALVSCAEELCLGKPTRNYITAILNKIQMLNHFGITPYFVFDGASLPTKQETNRERQLKRQEAKELAEKYIAANNRKLAYKQFMKAAYVTSQMAKSVMCELDNLSIKYIVAPYEADPQMVYLEKMGIVDGILSEDSDLLIFGCKKLITKLKDDGTCVEINRDKFDKVKEIPYLNQYNMEQLRLVAMLSGCDYTKGVPGIGLKTAFQLVRKYNNFTKIMIALRSMGKKIPDTFSDEVKLANLAFQFQKVFDPTNQKLTTLNEYPQDGTEVEVDQGLLESCCGKTLTDEIYQQLCNGKIHPNTHEVLVSREQSLTVLKSESFYSPNSQQHNNKQGSIATIAHRSRSEGAISQPGNGKSILDLLSISKKVTKTTSSNSQVESNNKQMKTPERKTIKRSIRIEETKLSPTSKKIRKLTATTTTSSSPTVTSSPNVTTSKFFTPKAKPIEKIQPENPTTEENLNKPDWDSSLIDDSEITDYGHGHNHESSDKPVDTQNILDELTDNDNDHEEEEPQQETDSNAIKIHPIVDVKQSPQSDNGFDICSNDDEIEESPIKNRVVAVGGGQEQVRTRLLALKESFSYQSTTKSTHQFTKPNNDRKRVPLQPKNINRIEQKSPTKSIKLNRKVDHHHQRYQDNNNVNISKVVSTVNSRTTIDIRQFAFKKQQT, encoded by the coding sequence ATGGGGGTTAATGGATTATTACAAATATTGAGAGAAATCCAAGATCCTTGTTCATTAGAACGATATCGAGGTCAAACATTGGCTATTGATACTTATGGTTGGTTACATCGAGCTTTAGTTTCATGTGCTGAAGAATTATGTTTAGGCAAaccaacaagaaattataTTACGGCAATATTAAATAAGATCCAAATGTTAAATCATTTTGGTATAACTCcatattttgtatttgatGGAGCTTCGTTACCTACCAAACAAGAAACTAATCGAGAACGTCAATTGAAACGACAAGAAGCTAAAGAATTAGCCGAAAAATATATTGCTGCTAATAATCGAAAATTGGCttataaacaatttatGAAAGCAGCTTATGTTACTTCACAAATGGCAAAATCAGTAATGTGTGAATTAGATAATCTTTCCATCAAATATATTGTGGCTCCATATGAAGCCGATCCTCAAATGGTTTATTTAGAGAAAATGGGGATTGTTGATGGGATATTAAGTGAAGACTCTGATCTATTAatttttggttgtaaaaaattaattacaaaattgaaagatgaTGGTACTTGTGTTGAAATTAATCgtgataaatttgataaagttaaagaaattccttatttgaatcaatataaTATGGAACAATTAAGATTAGTGGCTATGCTTTCTGGTTGTGATTACACTAAAGGTGTTCCTGGAATTGGTTTGAAAACTGCTTTCCAATTAGTaagaaaatataataatttcacaaaaataatgattgcCTTGAGATCAATGGGGAAAAAAATCCCTGATACGTTTAGTGATGAAGTTAAACTTGCCAATCTAgcatttcaatttcaaaaagttTTTGATCCAACGAACCAAAAGTTAACTACATTAAATGAATATCCTCAAGATGGAACCGAAGTGGAAGTCGATCAAGGTTTACTTGAAAGTTGTTGTGGGAAAACGTTGACTGATGagatttatcaacaattatgTAATGGGAAAATTCATCCAAACACTCATGAAGTATTAGTTTCAAGAGAACAAAGCTTAACAGTTTTGAAAAGTGAATCATTTTATTCCCCTAATAGTCAACAGCATAACAATAAGCAAGGATCTATTGCTACAATTGCACATAGATCTCGATCAGAAGGAGCAATTTCTCAACCAGGTAATGGTAAATCGATACTTGATTTGTTAAGTATTTCGAAAAAAGTGACCAAAACTACGTCCAGTAACTCCCAAGTAGAGAGTAACAATAAGCAAATGAAAACACCGGAGAGGAAAACTATCAAACGATCTATACGAATTGAAGAAACTAAATTATCACCTACgagtaaaaaaataagaaaattaacggccaccacaaccaccTCAAGTTCCCCCACGGTAACATCAAGTCCAAATGTGACTACTAGTAAGTTCTTCACTCCTAAAGCAAAACCTATTGAGAAAATTCAACCAGAAAACCCAACAACtgaagaaaatttgaataaaccCGATTGGGACTCCagtttaattgatgattctgAAATTACTGATTATGGTCACGGTCATAATCACGAGTCATCGGATAAACCAGTTGATACCCAGAACATACTAGACGAATTGactgataatgataatgacCATGAAGAAGAGGAACCGCAACAGGAAACTGATTCTAATGCAATCAAAATACATCCTATAGTTGATGTAAAACAATCACCACAAAGTGATAATGGATTTGATATTTGTTCTAATGAcgatgaaattgaagaatctCCAATTAAAAACCGAGTTGTAGCAGTTGGTGGTGGACAGGAACAAGTTCGTACTCGATTACTTGCTTTAAAAGAATCATTTCTGTATCAATCTACAACCAAATCAACTCATCAATTCACTAAACCCAATAATGATAGGAAAAGAGTTCCTTTACAACctaaaaatataaatcgGATAGAACAGAAATCACCaaccaaatcaataaaGCTCAATCGAAAAGTAGatcaccatcatcaaaGGTACCAAGATAATAACAACGTTAATATCCTGAAAGTGGTATCAACTGTTAATTCTAGAACTACTATAGATATTAGACAATTTGCAtttaaaaaacaacaaacctAG
- the SAM51 gene encoding Sam51p (Component of the SAM complex involved in mitochondrial protein import, involved in beta-barrel protein assembly; member of the Omp85 protein family) — translation MVELQVNTNPDLKSKLIEEQYLQESNNLPIYLTKIEVVGGESFSNQFFQNLLSPILQNGDLTFIQLVNKIKSSQSKLIETGIFDKVAIQILPDNFYSLSSNKIKSYNNEPSLLTKVLIDLSAINLSNNQGFFNFNNEEYLNLKLNHINHNFNGNGELISIGVDYNPYKPLDHLIANGKFISYLKNPKFKFLIDLQLNQENNEIWQDTKQEIIGGKLGLLYGNSTTNDLSVFTGFQLLKRNLINLDDGNFDSIKFFNGQFLKSSILNQLKYQKIEYLHDQSKNFPKNGYELLFNGEISSNQEQLNTNNLNEFIKTDLSINLYKSLFNEFFTTKFQAQLGGIYSFNNNNNDSNNNNKLTPIHPSDKFYLGGYNSFPGFSKNSVELQGGDQYYKLQTTLYSKIPTLLYAPPPPSASTIGLGNEQDLNPLRIYATGIIGNVVNSSKANLLEDENGAISYGFGLKYFNNWANFDIGYFFSKRLAFNNDTNSVNTAGIKDGLHFSISIGGSNNN, via the coding sequence ATGGTTGAACTTCAAGTAAATACTAATCCTGATTTGAAAagtaaattaattgaagaacaatatttacaagaatcaaataatttaccaatttatttaacaaaaattgaagttgttggtggtgaGTCATTTtctaatcaatttttccaaaatttattatcaccGATTTTACAAAATGGTGATTTAACATTTATTCAATTagttaataaaatcaaatcccTGCAActgaaattaattgaaacGGGGATTTTTGATAAAGTTGCCATTCAAATATTACCGGataatttttattctttatcTTCTAACAAGATTAAATCTTATAATAATGAACCTTCATTACTCACTAAagtattaattgatttactGGCAATTAATTTAAGTAATAATCAAgggtttttcaattttaataatgaagaatatttaaatttaaaattaaatcatattAATCATAATTTCAATGGTAATGGGGaattaatatcaattggTGTAGATTATAATCCTTATAAGCCTTTAGATCATTTAATTGCTAATGGGAAATTCATatcatatttgaaaaatcctaaattcaaatttttgattgatttacaattaaatcaagaaaataatgaaatttggCAAGatacaaaacaagaaattattgGTGGGAAATTAGGTTTACTATATGGAAACAGCACCACCAATGATTTGAGTGTTTTCACTGGGTTCCAACTTTTAAAAcgtaatttaattaatttagatGATGGcaattttgattcaattaaatttttcaatggccaatttttaaaatcatcgattttaaatcaattaaaatatcaaaaaattgaatatttacATGATCAACTGAAAAATTTCCCTAAAAATGGttatgaattattattcaatggagaaatttcttcaaatcaagaacaattgaatactaataatcttaatgaatttattaaaactGATTTACtgattaatttatataaatcattatttaatgaGTTTTTCACTACTAAATTCCAAGCTCAATTAGGTGGAATATATTCattcaataacaataataacgatagtaataataataataaacttaCACCAATTCATCCTTCAGATAAGTTTTATTTAGGTGGTTATAATTCATTCCCTggattttcaaaaaatagtGTTGAACTACAAGGTGGTGatcaatattataaattacaAACCACattatattcaaaaattccAACCCTTTTATATGCTCCTCCTCCGCCATCAGCAAGCACTATTGGACTTGGCAATGAACAAGATTTAAATCCATTAAGAATTTATGCTACAGGGATTATTGGAAATGTGGTTAATTCATCTAAAGCCAATTTAttagaagatgaaaatggAGCAATTAGTTATGGCTTTggattgaaatattttaataattgggctaattttgatattggaTATTTTTTCAGTAAAAGATTAGcattcaataatgatacTAATAGTGTTAATACTGCTGGTATTAAAGATGGtttacatttttcaatttcaattggtgGTTCCAATAATAACTAG
- the THR1 gene encoding homoserine kinase (Putative homoserine kinase; regulated by Tup1; amphotericin B repressed; regulated by Gcn2 and Gcn4; Spider biofilm repressed): MSVISFKIKVPASSANIGPGFDVLGIGLQLYLTITVTIDPSIDTSSDPHHALLSYEGDGKVPFESNENLITQTALYVMRCNGIKDFPRGTHIHVNNPIPLGRGLGSSASAIVAGVYLGNEIGNLKLDKYRLLDYCLMIERHPDNIAAAMLGGFIGSYLNELSSEDSQLTTVPLDYILPKVKNGELITPQDKIVSQQPPNNIGQYVEYKWNKKIKCLTIIPNFELSTDLSRSVLPKNYQLPDIVYNLQRIAILTTALTQDPPNHKVIYQSMKDKLHQPYRFGLIPGLNTVLQKITPESYPGLCGICLSGAGPTILCLATDGFEKIANDVIEIFKQEGIECDSKLLDLAYDGATVEYGS; the protein is encoded by the coding sequence ATGAGCgttatttcatttaaaatAAAGGTTCCAGCATCATCTGCTAATATAGGACCAGGATTCGACGTTTTAGGTATAGGCTTACAACTTTATTTAACCATTACTGTCACTATTGATCCTAGTATTGATACTTCATCAGATCCTCACCATGCCTTATTAAGTTATGAAGGTGATGGGAAAGTTCCATTTGAATctaatgaaaatttaattacTCAAACGGCATTATATGTAATGAGATGTAATGGTATTAAAGATTTCCCCCGAGGAACTCATATTCATGTTAATAATCCAATTCCATTAGGTCGAGGATTAGGATCACTGGCTAGTGCTATTGTTGCTGGAGTATATTTAGGCAATGAAATTGgcaatttgaaattagatAAATATCGATTATTAGATTATTGTCTTATGATTGAAAGACATCCAGATAATATTGCTGCAGCTATGCTTGGAGGATTCATTGGATCTTATCTTAATGAGTTATCTTCAGAAGATTCACAATTAACAACTGTCCCATTAGACTACATTTTACCAAAAGTTAAAAATGGTGAATTGATTACGCCGCAAGATAAAATCGTTTcacaacaaccaccaaaTAATATTGGTCAATATGTTGAATATAAAtggaataaaaaaattaaatgtcTTACGATAATCCctaattttgaattatcaacTGATCTTTCTCGTTCAGTATTACcgaaaaattatcaattaccagatattgtttataatttaCAAAGAATTGCCATTTTAACTACCGCATTAACTCAAGATCCTCCAAATCATAAAGTTATTTACCAATCAATGAAAGATAAATTACATCAACCTTATAGATTTGGGTTAATTCCAGGATTAAATACAGTGTTACAGAAAATAACTCCCGAAAGTTATCCAGGATTATGTGGGATTTGTTTATCTGGTGCTGGACCCACAATTTTGTGTCTTGCTACTGAtggttttgaaaaaattgctAATGATGtgattgaaatatttaaacAAGAAGGTATTGAATGTGATtctaaattattagatttaGCTTATGATGGTGCAACTGTTGAATATGGAAGTTAG
- the ERG11 gene encoding sterol 14-demethylase (Lanosterol 14-alpha-demethylase; cytochrome P450 family; role in ergosterol biosynthesis; target of azole antifungals; may contribute to drug resistance; azole or flow model biofilm induced; drug treated biofilm induced; hypoxia regulated): MAIVETVIDGINYFLSLSVTQQISILLGVPFVYNLVWQYLYSLRKDRAPLVFYWIPWFGSAASYGQQPYEFFESCRQKYGDVFSFMLLGKIMTVYLGPKGHEFVFNAKLSDVSAEDAYKHLTTPVFGKGVIYDCPNSRLMEQKKFAKFALTTDSFKRYVPKIREEILNYFVTDESFKLKEKTHGVANVMKTQPEITIFTASRSLFGDEMRRIFDRSFAQLYSDLDKGFTPINFVFPNLPLPHYWRRDAAQKKISATYMKEIKSRRERGDIDPNRDLIDSLLIHSTYKDGVKMTDQEIANLLIGILMGGQHTSASTSAWFLLHLGEKPHLQDVIYQEVVELLKEKGGDLNDLTYEDLQKLPSVNNTIKETLRMHMPLHSIFRKVTNPLRIPETNYIVPKGHYVLVSPGYAHTSERYFDNPEDFDPTRWDTAAAKANSVSFNSSDEVDYGFGKVSKGVSSPYLPFGGGRHRCIGEQFAYVQLGTILTTFVYNLRWTIDGYKVPDPDYSSMVVLPTEPAEIIWEKRETCMF, from the coding sequence ATGGCTATTGTTGAAACTGTCATTGATGgcattaattattttttgtccCTTAGTGTTACACAACAGATCAGTATATTATTAGGGGTTCCATTTGTTTACAACTTAGTATGgcaatatttatattcattaAGAAAAGATAGAGCTCCATTAGTGTTTTATTGGATTCCTTGGTTTGGTTCTGCAGCTTCATATGGTCAACAACCTTATGAATTTTTCGAATCATGTCGTCAAAAGTATGGTGAtgtattttcatttatgTTATTAGGGAAAATTATGACGGTTTATTTAGGTCCAAAAGGTCatgaatttgtttttaatgCTAAATTATCTGATGTTTCTGCTGAAGATGCTTATAAACATTTAACTACTCCAGTTTTCGGTAAAGGGGTTATTTATGATTGTCCAAATTCCAGATTAatggaacaaaaaaaatttgctaAATTTGCTTTGACTACTGATTCATTTAAAAGATATGTTCCTAAGATTAGAgaagaaattttgaattattttgttaCTGATGAaagtttcaaattgaaagaaaaaactcATGGGGTTGCCAATGTTATGAAAACTCAACCAGAAATTACTATTTTCACTGCTTCAAGATCTTTATTTGGTGATGAAATGAGAAGAATTTTTGACCGTTCATTTGCTCAACTATATTCTGATTTAGATAAAGGTTTTACCCctattaattttgttttcccTAATTTACCTTTACCTCATTATTGGAGACGTGATGCTGctcaaaagaaaatctcTGCTACTTATATGAAAGAAATTAAACTGAGAAGAGAACGTGGTGATATTGATCCAAATCgtgatttaattgattccTTATTGATTCATTCAACTTATAAAGATGGTGTGAAAATGACTGATCAAGAAATTGCTAATCTTTTAATTGGTATTCTTATGGGTGGTCAACATACTTCTGCTTCTACTTCTGCTTGGTTCTTGTTACATTTAGGTGAAAAACCTCATTTACAAGATGTTATTTATCAagaagttgttgaattattgaaagaaaaaggtggtgatttgaatgatttGACTTATgaagatttacaaaaattacCATCAGTCAATAACACTATTAAGGAAACTCTCAGAATGCATATGCCATTACATTCTATTTTTAGAAAAGTTACTAACCCATTAAGAATCCCTGAAACCAATTATATTGTTCCAAAAGGTCATTATGTTTTAGTTTCTCCAGGTTATGCTCATACTAGTGAAAGATATTTTGATAACCCTGAAGATTTTGATCCAACTAGATGGGATACTGCTGCTGCCAAAGCTAATTCTGTTTCATTTAACTCTTCTGATGAAGTTGATTATGGGTTTGGGAAAGTTTCTAAAGGGGTTTCTTCACCTTATTTACcatttggtggtggtagaCATAGATGTATTGGGGAACAATTTGCTTATGTTCAATTAGGAACCATTTTAACTActtttgtttataatttaaGATGGACTATTGATGGTTATAAAGTGCCTGACCCTGATTATAGTTCAATGGTGGTTTTACCTACTGAACCAGCAGAAATCATTTGGgaaaaaagagaaactTGTATGTTTTAA